In Cryptomeria japonica chromosome 5, Sugi_1.0, whole genome shotgun sequence, the genomic window ctattataGACTAACTTCACATCATCGATATCTTGGAAGACTTTTAATCAACCTCCACAAAAGTAGTTACccgttaattttaaatttatttatttatttttgatgatttaattggATAGAAAAATTAAAGCAGTAATTACATCATATTTTCAGGGAAAAACTCAGTAAGGTAAAAGAGCTGCCATGAAAGCAGTCTTCAGAAATACTCCAAAACTATACAATAATAGAAATAATCAACAAGAAAATCAGGAATTCTGAAATTTATAATGTATGGCTTTGAGAAGAAATCACCATATATATTATGACCCTGCAATCTCAACTAATCTTTATCAAAAATTTCATTAACAAGAATGTTCCACACCCCCACCAAGTCTATGAAAACATTATATGAAATAGACACTACTCATAATTGGGCACTGAAACAAAAACAGATATATATTTAATATCCAAGAAAAGGGTACAAGATGTAGTGCTTTATAATATTCCAAAAATGCCATGACACTCATAATAATACCCAGATCTGATACATAAAACTCTCACACAGTCTGATTCTCATATTCTAAGCGCTGCCAATGTCAATGCTTTTAACGTCGCTGCCATTAGCAGCATCAGGCTGTGTTTTGGGAGCGTTCACAGTCAAAACCCTGTTCTCCAGCTTTGCAAAAATGTCGTCCACATTCACATTTTCAGGCAGACGGAATTGCCTCATAAACCGCCCGCTCGACCGCTCAACACGGTGCCACTGATCCGTCTTTTCCTCTTGTTCTTTGTGCCTTTCCCTGCTTATTCGCAGGGTATTCTTCTCCACCAAATCGATTTTCAAATCCTCCTTCCTCAGTCCTACAATCgcctaaaaaatattaaaatctttCAAACACACCGCTACAATGCAAATAATAAACCCTTGAAAGAGGGGCGAAGAGATTAATAATTACCTAGCAAATTGGTGGTGAAGACATGAGCTTCAGGGGTTTCCTTCCAGTCGGCCCTTGTGTTGGGCATGGCCATGGCGTCCCTTGAGAATGAAGAGGCTGATGTGGGAACGCTAAAGTCCATGGCATCCCACACGCGAGAAATTGGAAGCCATGGATCGAAAAGGTTGTTCTCCCATGGATCCCAAGCGCTGATGCCCCTCCCGAAAAAAGGAGTCAGAGCCATAC contains:
- the LOC131876067 gene encoding 18.1 kDa class I heat shock protein-like, with product MALTPFFGRGISAWDPWENNLFDPWLPISRVWDAMDFSVPTSASSFSRDAMAMPNTRADWKETPEAHVFTTNLLGLRKEDLKIDLVEKNTLRISRERHKEQEEKTDQWHRVERSSGRFMRQFRLPENVNVDDIFAKLENRVLTVNAPKTQPDAANGSDVKSIDIGSA